In Ruania zhangjianzhongii, the following proteins share a genomic window:
- a CDS encoding enolase C-terminal domain-like protein has product MSSPALARLADERLTAVEPSTLGVRYPRTVGRNARLGSHGSGFSTTAITLRTHSGHSGWGLVEGGAGELQQWVGRPVGELFDSAVGVLDAAAAPLDFALHDLAARILAQPAHELLGGHGEPTVSCYSGAIYFDDLDPEDTPRGIAAVLANCAADWAAGYRAVKLKIGRGYRWMDRRAGFARDIEVTRAVREAYPAARILVDANNGYTPAETVEYLRAVSDCGLFWIEEPFQEEMAGLGLVREYLRESGSTVLVADGEFEPDEQQVLELARLGLVDVLLMDVISYGLTAWRRVMPILAEIGVAASPHAWGQPVKTAYAAQLAAGLGNVLTVEGVPGRTDGVDAEAFTVHDGAITVPDTVGFGLSLTGRRPHAE; this is encoded by the coding sequence ATGAGTAGCCCCGCCCTGGCGAGGCTCGCGGACGAACGGTTGACCGCCGTCGAGCCGAGCACCCTCGGCGTCCGCTACCCGCGGACCGTGGGCCGCAACGCCCGACTAGGCAGTCACGGCTCCGGCTTTTCCACCACCGCCATCACGCTGCGCACCCACTCCGGGCATAGTGGCTGGGGTCTGGTGGAGGGCGGCGCCGGCGAGTTGCAGCAGTGGGTGGGCCGGCCGGTTGGGGAACTGTTCGACTCGGCCGTGGGTGTCCTGGACGCGGCCGCCGCTCCGCTCGACTTCGCGCTGCACGACCTGGCCGCGCGCATCCTCGCTCAGCCCGCGCACGAACTGCTCGGCGGGCACGGCGAGCCGACGGTGTCCTGCTACTCGGGTGCGATCTACTTCGACGACCTCGACCCTGAGGACACCCCACGCGGGATCGCGGCCGTACTGGCGAACTGTGCTGCAGACTGGGCCGCCGGCTATCGGGCCGTCAAGCTGAAGATCGGTCGCGGGTACCGGTGGATGGACAGGCGCGCCGGGTTCGCGCGGGACATCGAGGTCACCCGCGCGGTGCGCGAGGCCTACCCGGCCGCGCGGATCCTGGTGGATGCCAACAACGGCTACACCCCCGCTGAGACCGTGGAGTACCTCCGGGCGGTCAGCGACTGTGGGTTGTTCTGGATCGAGGAGCCGTTCCAGGAGGAGATGGCCGGCCTCGGACTGGTGCGCGAGTACCTCCGGGAGTCCGGCTCGACCGTGCTGGTAGCGGACGGGGAGTTCGAACCGGACGAGCAGCAGGTCCTTGAGCTGGCTCGCCTCGGGCTCGTCGACGTACTGCTGATGGACGTGATCTCGTACGGGCTGACGGCCTGGCGGCGGGTGATGCCGATCCTTGCCGAGATCGGGGTAGCGGCCTCGCCCCATGCCTGGGGCCAGCCGGTGAAGACGGCCTACGCCGCACAACTGGCCGCGGGACTGGGCAACGTGCTGACCGTGGAAGGCGTACCCGGGCGTACCGACGGGGTCGATGCCGAGGCGTTCACCGTGCACGACGGTGCCATTACTGTCCCGGACACAGTCGGATTTGGTCTGTCCCTGACCGGTCGACGGCCTCACGCGGAATGA
- a CDS encoding LacI family DNA-binding transcriptional regulator, with translation MAQDRRSPQPRLTDVAEIAGVSMKTVSNVINGNVRVAESTRERVLAAVQTVGYRPNLSARNLARGRSGVIALVVPRLEMPYFAALAGRVIDHAEARGWFVLIHETGWDRAAERAALEAQFPQRIDGLIVSAQQLQLSDLQERTATTPLVLLGERTFGDAAHHVAIDNAAAAQLAVEHLIAQGRRRIAMVGSSENIGDDPRMRGYLQALEAAGLAADPELMLPIRENSGEEGELVVRTLLESQVEPPDGIFAATDWVALGVMRALHLHGVHVPDEVALVGFDDIPYARAVTPSLTTIAPDRSALAELALRMLEAQINATGGLADPVDETVPFELVVRESTTQIGGAGTS, from the coding sequence GTGGCACAGGACCGGAGGTCACCGCAGCCTCGCCTCACCGATGTCGCCGAGATCGCCGGCGTCTCGATGAAGACTGTCTCCAACGTGATCAACGGCAACGTTCGCGTCGCCGAGAGCACCCGCGAGCGGGTGCTGGCAGCAGTGCAGACAGTCGGTTACCGGCCCAACCTGTCCGCGCGAAACCTGGCGCGAGGGCGCTCCGGGGTGATCGCCCTGGTGGTGCCGCGGTTGGAGATGCCCTACTTTGCCGCCCTCGCCGGGCGGGTGATCGACCACGCGGAGGCGCGCGGGTGGTTCGTGCTGATCCACGAGACCGGTTGGGACCGGGCGGCCGAGCGCGCCGCGCTCGAGGCGCAGTTCCCGCAGCGGATCGACGGCCTGATCGTCAGTGCACAGCAGTTGCAGCTCTCTGATCTGCAGGAGCGGACGGCCACCACACCGCTGGTGCTGCTCGGTGAACGCACCTTCGGCGATGCCGCCCACCACGTGGCGATCGATAACGCAGCCGCCGCGCAGCTGGCGGTGGAGCACCTGATCGCCCAGGGCCGCCGCAGGATCGCGATGGTCGGCTCCTCGGAGAACATCGGTGACGACCCGCGGATGCGCGGCTACCTCCAGGCGCTCGAGGCGGCCGGTCTGGCGGCGGACCCGGAGCTGATGCTGCCGATCCGGGAGAACTCCGGTGAGGAGGGCGAGCTGGTGGTCCGCACCCTGCTGGAGTCCCAGGTGGAGCCCCCGGACGGGATCTTCGCGGCCACCGACTGGGTGGCGCTCGGCGTGATGCGGGCACTGCACCTGCACGGTGTGCACGTGCCGGACGAGGTGGCCCTCGTCGGGTTCGACGACATCCCGTACGCCCGGGCGGTGACGCCGTCGCTCACCACGATCGCCCCGGACCGGTCCGCGCTTGCCGAGCTGGCGCTGCGCATGCTCGAGGCCCAGATCAACGCCACCGGCGGCCTGGCCGATCCGGTGGACGAGACCGTGCCGTTCGAGCTCGTCGTCCGGGAGAGCACCACCCAGATCGGCGGCGCCGGCACCTCCTGA
- a CDS encoding Gfo/Idh/MocA family protein: protein MTISARPRRIGVVGCGEVARYGHLPALLRAERLELVGVCDVSTDRLAAAPVPAEVARCTSLDEMPDLDALVITSPAGVHAEHVAWAAGCGVPVLCEKPIALDEQAAVAMIEQMEAAGAALWVGFTYRFSPVARRIQELVATGAVGDVRSLRMVYLWDLHGAFEDRQARTGVNERRIGRMLEGGPLVDCGVHQIDLARWWLGSELHVEHARGIWFDDLDGVDAPEHLTTHLSGGGAHVLVEVSFAYSHRSPTRLLSFGYEVIGTDGVIRYRREERDFVLVDSAGTHELDWAPEKSFDGMYLDLAAALHGEEHALPTGRDGLAATRLALDATTRAVAAR, encoded by the coding sequence ATGACGATCTCCGCGCGCCCGCGCAGGATCGGTGTGGTCGGATGCGGGGAGGTGGCGCGCTATGGCCACCTCCCGGCCCTCCTGCGAGCCGAGCGACTCGAGCTCGTCGGAGTGTGCGACGTGTCGACCGATCGACTCGCGGCAGCACCGGTCCCGGCGGAGGTGGCACGCTGCACCTCGTTGGACGAGATGCCCGACCTCGACGCGCTGGTGATCACCTCACCGGCCGGCGTGCACGCGGAGCATGTCGCGTGGGCGGCAGGGTGCGGTGTGCCGGTGCTGTGCGAGAAGCCGATCGCGCTGGACGAGCAGGCGGCGGTCGCGATGATCGAGCAGATGGAGGCGGCCGGCGCGGCGCTCTGGGTCGGCTTCACGTACCGGTTCTCGCCGGTCGCGCGGCGGATCCAGGAACTGGTGGCTACGGGAGCGGTCGGCGACGTCCGGTCGTTGCGGATGGTCTACCTCTGGGACCTGCACGGGGCGTTCGAGGACCGGCAGGCACGGACCGGCGTGAACGAGCGCCGGATCGGACGGATGCTTGAGGGTGGGCCGCTGGTCGACTGTGGTGTGCATCAGATCGACCTGGCGCGGTGGTGGCTCGGCAGCGAACTCCATGTCGAGCATGCGCGAGGGATCTGGTTCGACGACCTCGACGGCGTGGACGCCCCCGAACACCTGACCACCCACCTGTCCGGTGGCGGCGCCCACGTCCTCGTCGAGGTGAGCTTCGCCTACAGCCACCGCTCGCCGACGAGGCTGCTGTCGTTCGGCTACGAGGTGATCGGGACCGACGGCGTCATCCGCTACCGCCGCGAGGAGCGAGACTTCGTGCTCGTCGACAGCGCCGGGACGCACGAGCTCGACTGGGCACCGGAGAAGTCGTTCGATGGGATGTACCTGGACCTGGCCGCCGCGCTGCACGGTGAGGAGCACGCCCTGCCGACCGGGCGGGACGGGCTCGCGGCGACGCGGCTTGCGTTGGACGCCACTACCCGGGCGGTCGCGGCACGCTGA
- a CDS encoding sulfatase family protein encodes MSTAMRPPNILIVHWHDLGTYLPSYGHRVEAPHTEALASQSTLFEQCFSTSPLCSPARGALWTGRYPHSNGLQGLTHRGWEYGEGERPLPAQLRAAGYRTVLAGLQHETRDVGRLGFDEHLSRGRPHAADVAEAASSWLDDQGSGDDPFLLVCGMLEVHRDWPADRYPPAPLDEVDVPDYLPDNEFTREDLAAFGGSIAVADRGLGDILAALERSGLDENTVVIFTTDHGAPFPGAKSTLYDPGVHVALMMRMPARSAAPQPRREPGLVSHVDLVPTLLELAGADIPDDVQGTSFADTLRDDSPLRRHEVFLEKTYHADYDPIRAIRTDSYKYIRNFEPRPKLALPPDLESSSTRRGMGDAHLAPRASEELYDLTADPTESTNAVDDPALVEVLGDLRERLDTFMTLTEDPLLRGPIPAPVPDASGVAR; translated from the coding sequence ATGAGCACAGCCATGCGCCCACCGAACATCCTCATCGTGCACTGGCATGACCTCGGGACCTATCTGCCGTCCTACGGTCATCGCGTCGAGGCACCGCACACCGAGGCACTCGCCAGCCAGTCGACGCTGTTCGAGCAGTGCTTCAGCACCAGCCCGTTGTGCAGCCCGGCCCGCGGTGCACTCTGGACCGGTCGCTACCCGCACAGCAACGGACTGCAGGGACTGACGCATCGCGGCTGGGAGTACGGCGAGGGCGAGCGCCCGCTACCGGCGCAGCTCCGGGCCGCCGGGTACCGCACTGTTCTCGCCGGCCTCCAGCACGAGACCCGCGACGTCGGCCGGCTGGGCTTCGACGAACATCTGTCCCGCGGACGCCCGCATGCCGCGGACGTCGCCGAGGCCGCATCGTCGTGGCTCGACGATCAGGGCTCCGGCGACGATCCGTTCCTACTGGTGTGCGGGATGCTCGAGGTGCACCGGGACTGGCCCGCCGACCGGTATCCACCGGCTCCCCTCGATGAGGTCGACGTGCCGGACTATCTCCCGGACAACGAGTTCACCCGGGAGGACCTCGCAGCGTTCGGTGGGTCGATCGCCGTCGCAGACCGCGGTCTGGGCGACATCCTGGCGGCACTGGAGCGCAGCGGTCTGGACGAGAACACCGTGGTCATCTTCACCACTGATCATGGCGCCCCCTTCCCAGGCGCCAAGAGCACGCTGTACGACCCTGGGGTGCACGTCGCCCTGATGATGCGGATGCCGGCGCGATCCGCCGCCCCGCAGCCGCGCCGCGAACCGGGGCTGGTCAGCCACGTCGACCTGGTTCCGACGCTGCTCGAGCTGGCCGGAGCGGACATTCCCGACGACGTCCAGGGCACGAGCTTCGCCGACACCCTCCGGGACGACTCGCCACTGCGGCGGCACGAGGTGTTCCTGGAGAAGACGTACCACGCGGACTACGACCCGATCCGAGCGATCCGGACCGACTCCTACAAGTACATCCGCAACTTCGAGCCTCGGCCCAAGCTCGCGCTGCCTCCCGACCTCGAGTCCTCGAGCACGCGACGCGGGATGGGCGATGCACACCTGGCACCGAGAGCGAGCGAGGAGCTCTACGACCTCACCGCCGATCCGACCGAGTCCACCAACGCCGTCGACGATCCCGCTCTCGTCGAGGTACTGGGCGACCTCCGCGAGCGCCTCGACACTTTTATGACCCTGACCGAGGACCCCTTGCTCCGCGGCCCCATCCCCGCACCGGTCCCCGACGCCTCCGGAGTCGCTCGATGA
- a CDS encoding extracellular solute-binding protein, translating into MSEPIIARRRLLQGTLAMGGLAALGLTGCSNEGRGGAGSQAENNSVELPTYIPYTGFEPDFKGEDGVSDTVLHYPADPVAVTDGPPGDGEDVGVFAVTNTPVPPSMDQNAYWQALNERLGFTLDVSLVPSGDFTDRFQTTVAGDQLPDLFTYFPGGIPGLPSLLQERAADLTDLLSGDAIQDYPFLANIPTESWQYSIYGGRIYGVPIARGAQSSPALYRRDDVLEEQGLDPEVQSWADLVTIFEELTGGNTWALSNVPMQLIRQAHGIANGWELGSDGMLVSTNEDERQLDALEKGRELVEKGVVHPDTTSSDNQQRQAWVVGGRTLFFEGTYAAWSSLAARPNAGQMRLGVMVPPKVDGGGTMPIWLGPATHNLTGISIGSADRAPALLEVLNYLAAPFGSEEHLFKNYGLDGEHHTMVDGDPVLTEKGQSETQLGLKYVAEGPWVNYVPGKPEVAEAQFDTQTALVPTAIGNPASALFSETESRKGSQIGSALGSAQTDILEGREPVSSWTDAVERWKRDGGDKIRDELTEAYEQSQG; encoded by the coding sequence ATGTCTGAACCCATCATCGCCCGACGCCGTCTGCTGCAGGGCACTCTCGCCATGGGTGGCCTCGCCGCCCTCGGGCTCACCGGCTGCAGCAACGAGGGCCGGGGTGGAGCCGGCTCACAGGCGGAGAACAACAGCGTCGAGTTGCCCACCTATATCCCGTACACCGGCTTCGAACCCGATTTCAAGGGCGAGGACGGCGTCAGCGACACCGTGCTGCACTACCCGGCCGATCCCGTTGCCGTGACCGACGGTCCACCGGGAGACGGCGAGGACGTCGGCGTCTTCGCCGTGACCAACACCCCGGTGCCGCCGTCCATGGACCAGAACGCCTACTGGCAAGCGCTGAACGAGCGCCTCGGGTTCACCCTGGACGTCTCCCTGGTACCGAGTGGCGACTTCACCGACCGCTTTCAGACGACGGTCGCCGGCGATCAGCTTCCGGACCTGTTCACCTACTTCCCAGGTGGCATCCCCGGGCTGCCGTCCCTGCTGCAGGAGCGTGCTGCCGATCTCACCGACCTCCTCAGTGGGGACGCCATCCAGGACTACCCCTTCCTCGCCAACATCCCGACCGAGAGCTGGCAGTACTCCATCTACGGCGGTCGGATCTACGGCGTCCCGATCGCACGTGGCGCACAGAGCAGCCCGGCGCTCTACCGGCGAGATGACGTGCTCGAGGAGCAAGGTCTCGATCCCGAGGTTCAGAGCTGGGCCGATCTGGTGACCATCTTCGAGGAGCTGACCGGGGGCAACACCTGGGCGCTGTCGAACGTTCCGATGCAGCTGATCCGGCAAGCCCATGGCATCGCGAACGGCTGGGAGCTGGGCTCTGACGGCATGCTGGTGAGCACCAACGAGGACGAGCGCCAGCTCGACGCTCTGGAGAAGGGCCGGGAGCTGGTGGAGAAGGGTGTGGTGCACCCGGACACCACGTCGTCGGACAACCAGCAACGGCAGGCGTGGGTCGTCGGCGGCCGCACGCTGTTCTTCGAGGGCACGTACGCCGCCTGGTCGAGTCTGGCGGCCCGGCCTAATGCCGGCCAGATGCGTCTCGGCGTGATGGTTCCGCCCAAGGTCGACGGCGGCGGAACCATGCCGATCTGGCTGGGACCGGCGACTCACAACCTGACCGGCATCAGTATCGGTTCCGCCGACCGGGCCCCCGCGCTACTCGAGGTTCTGAACTACCTGGCGGCTCCGTTCGGCAGCGAGGAGCACCTGTTCAAGAACTATGGGCTCGACGGCGAGCACCACACGATGGTCGATGGCGACCCGGTACTCACCGAGAAGGGCCAGAGCGAGACCCAGCTCGGTCTCAAGTACGTCGCCGAAGGACCGTGGGTGAACTACGTGCCCGGCAAGCCCGAAGTGGCCGAAGCACAGTTCGATACTCAGACCGCCCTAGTCCCGACTGCGATCGGCAACCCCGCGTCGGCGTTGTTCAGCGAGACCGAATCACGCAAGGGGTCCCAGATCGGAAGCGCGCTCGGCAGTGCACAGACAGACATCCTGGAGGGACGCGAACCGGTGTCCTCCTGGACCGATGCTGTGGAACGCTGGAAGCGCGACGGCGGCGACAAGATCCGCGATGAACTGACTGAGGCATACGAGCAGAGCCAAGGATGA
- a CDS encoding carbohydrate ABC transporter permease, whose product MTATHTDAPSARQQRKRRRRSGALIDGVPRPGPVETFIKAIVLGIACLLVVLPFLGIISTSLATPEQVVEAGGFVLFPEGIDLTAYRSVFAGGVVTQALGVSMFVTLVGTLISLTMTAMLGWALSRRGSVGNRQLLVLVLVSLLFSPGIIPSYLVVQQLGLLNSLWALIIPTSVSAFNVIVVRAFFVGLPQEVMDSARIDGASEWQMFRYMGLPLAKPVLAVIGLFYGVGYWNAFFNALLYISDTSKWPMQLVLRTYVVDGNQIGIQDLGAEVTLPPQTSLQMAILVISIVPVLIVYPFLQRHFAKGMLTGAVKG is encoded by the coding sequence ATGACCGCGACTCACACCGACGCGCCCAGTGCCCGGCAGCAGCGCAAGCGGCGTCGGCGCAGCGGCGCCCTCATCGACGGGGTGCCTCGGCCCGGACCGGTCGAGACCTTCATCAAAGCCATCGTGCTCGGCATCGCCTGCCTCCTGGTGGTGCTGCCGTTCCTCGGGATCATCTCGACATCGCTCGCCACGCCGGAGCAGGTGGTCGAGGCGGGTGGCTTCGTCCTGTTCCCGGAGGGCATCGATCTCACCGCCTACCGCTCCGTCTTCGCCGGCGGGGTCGTCACGCAGGCGCTGGGCGTCAGCATGTTCGTGACGTTGGTCGGCACCCTGATCAGCCTCACGATGACGGCGATGCTGGGCTGGGCGCTCAGCCGTCGCGGCAGCGTCGGCAACCGTCAGCTGCTGGTGCTGGTCCTGGTGAGCCTGCTGTTCAGCCCCGGCATCATTCCGAGCTACCTGGTGGTCCAGCAGCTCGGGCTGCTGAACAGTCTGTGGGCGCTGATCATCCCGACGTCGGTCTCGGCCTTCAACGTGATCGTCGTCCGGGCCTTCTTCGTCGGCCTCCCGCAGGAGGTGATGGACAGCGCCCGCATCGACGGCGCGAGCGAGTGGCAGATGTTCCGGTACATGGGCCTACCTCTGGCCAAGCCGGTGCTGGCCGTGATCGGGCTGTTCTACGGCGTCGGGTACTGGAATGCCTTCTTCAACGCCCTGCTGTACATCTCCGACACCTCGAAGTGGCCCATGCAGCTGGTCCTGCGCACCTACGTCGTCGACGGCAACCAGATCGGCATCCAGGACCTCGGCGCGGAGGTGACTCTCCCGCCGCAGACCTCACTGCAGATGGCGATTCTGGTCATCTCGATCGTGCCGGTGCTGATCGTCTACCCGTTCCTGCAGCGCCACTTCGCCAAGGGCATGCTCACTGGCGCCGTCAAGGGCTGA